A genomic segment from Pseudomonas mendocina encodes:
- a CDS encoding ABC transporter substrate-binding protein, with protein MKKSSIVTALGLLSALTLPLAAQAEGKISIAQQFGIGYLVLHVVKDQHLIEKHAKALGLDKIDVEWRTISGATAMNEALLAGAIDVVSAGVPPMLTVWDRSHGRQNVKAVAALGSLPGYVLSNREGVKTLDDLTEKDRLAVPAAGVGFQSRTLQIEAAKRYGKDDFQRFDAISISLPHPDATAALIKGGSEITAHFSSPPFQYQALENPKVHKLISSYDILGGPATFNVLYATEKFHDENPKTYKAFYDALVEAEQIIKADKAAAAEIYIRVENSKLPLDFVKKIIEDPENDFTVSPQRTFIYAEKLYEVGVLKNKAASWKDYFFEEAQANPGS; from the coding sequence ATGAAGAAATCCTCCATCGTCACCGCACTGGGCTTGCTCAGCGCGCTGACACTACCGCTGGCCGCGCAGGCCGAAGGTAAGATCAGCATTGCCCAGCAGTTCGGCATCGGTTACCTGGTGCTGCACGTGGTCAAGGATCAGCACCTGATTGAGAAGCACGCCAAGGCCCTGGGACTGGATAAGATCGACGTCGAGTGGCGCACAATTTCCGGCGCCACTGCAATGAACGAGGCGCTGCTGGCGGGTGCCATCGATGTGGTTTCGGCCGGTGTACCGCCAATGCTCACCGTGTGGGATCGCAGCCACGGTCGGCAGAACGTCAAGGCCGTAGCCGCGCTGGGTTCGTTGCCCGGCTACGTGCTGAGCAACCGTGAGGGCGTGAAGACGCTGGACGATCTGACCGAGAAGGATCGCCTCGCGGTGCCGGCCGCCGGGGTCGGGTTTCAGTCGCGTACCCTGCAGATCGAGGCGGCCAAACGCTATGGCAAGGACGATTTCCAACGCTTCGATGCCATCTCCATCAGCTTGCCGCATCCCGATGCCACAGCGGCGCTGATCAAGGGCGGTTCGGAAATTACCGCGCACTTCTCCAGTCCACCGTTCCAGTACCAGGCGCTGGAGAACCCCAAGGTGCACAAGCTGATCAGCAGCTACGACATTCTCGGCGGTCCGGCGACCTTCAACGTGCTCTACGCCACCGAGAAGTTCCACGACGAGAACCCGAAGACCTACAAGGCCTTCTATGACGCGCTGGTGGAGGCCGAACAGATCATCAAGGCGGACAAGGCCGCGGCTGCCGAGATCTACATTCGCGTGGAGAACTCCAAGCTGCCGCTGGACTTCGTGAAGAAGATCATCGAGGACCCGGAAAACGACTTCACCGTATCGCCGCAGCGCACCTTCATCTATGCCGAGAAGTTGTATGAAGTCGGCGTGTTGAAGAACAAGGCCGCGTCGTGGAAGGACTACTTCTTCGAAGAGGCCCAGGCCAACCCGGGGAGCTGA
- a CDS encoding patatin-like phospholipase family protein — protein sequence MNDSRQAAFARECDLIMKGGITSGIVYPLAITEIAKAFRLRSIGGTSAGAIAAAAAAAAELGRQRFQSGQLSSDPAGFAEIERLPEHLCTPAADGHGTKLLALFKPIPALRTLFDTFIATLEAKGKGPRACILAPLKVMLTRHKLAALLGALVAGGPLWGSAMSSGSLLVWLWVLSFAALGGVFAAGLRLLLPALRELPNNGFGLCTGLPNADDEAPDEALTNWLTHYFDQLSGQQAFCAQHAGAIECERPLTFGDLRAHGIDLQVMTTCLSMARPFRLPFRDDDQVRENSQFHFRAEEFVRLFPRRVVAWMRARQRPGNDERNDGYLRMPLPDDLPVIVAVRMSLSFPLLLSAVPLHAVDYRKSEKKLERCWFTDGGISSNFPIHFFDAALPRRPTFGLDLGPTDGADEQRVRFPRNNGDARLAYWRRFPQSGLPALRGFLAQLSNVAKDWNHETLSLMPGFRDRIGLIQLTREEGGLNLTMPTERIERLTRYGREAGQQFVLRFGDPAHWQPGAAASPMNWENHQIIRLRLQLASVAEQLQSLERACRELHGTEHDYQRFFTPQARRYSYPFRGLNDLAQDPDSGLYRTQAGLAKAMLDQLRAIAQMVEQHPDSHPAKDAPKPTPELKLRPRI from the coding sequence ATGAACGATTCGCGCCAGGCGGCTTTCGCCAGGGAATGCGACCTGATCATGAAGGGCGGCATCACCAGCGGTATCGTCTATCCGTTGGCCATTACCGAGATCGCCAAGGCATTTCGTCTGCGCAGCATCGGCGGCACCAGTGCCGGCGCCATTGCCGCCGCTGCCGCGGCAGCTGCCGAACTCGGCCGTCAGCGTTTCCAAAGCGGGCAATTGAGCAGCGACCCGGCCGGTTTCGCCGAAATCGAGCGTCTGCCCGAACATCTCTGCACACCCGCAGCAGATGGCCATGGCACCAAGCTGCTGGCCTTGTTCAAACCCATTCCCGCACTGCGAACGCTATTTGACACGTTCATCGCCACGCTCGAAGCCAAGGGCAAGGGTCCGCGCGCGTGCATATTGGCACCACTCAAGGTGATGCTGACGCGACACAAGCTCGCCGCCTTGCTCGGCGCACTCGTCGCCGGCGGGCCCTTATGGGGCAGCGCCATGTCCAGCGGCAGCTTGCTGGTTTGGCTCTGGGTGTTATCGTTCGCCGCCCTTGGCGGCGTGTTCGCGGCAGGCTTGCGCCTGCTGCTGCCGGCACTGCGAGAGTTGCCGAACAATGGTTTCGGCCTGTGCACCGGCCTGCCGAACGCCGATGACGAAGCCCCGGATGAAGCCCTGACCAACTGGCTGACTCACTATTTCGACCAGCTCAGCGGCCAGCAGGCGTTTTGCGCGCAGCACGCTGGGGCTATCGAATGCGAGCGGCCGCTGACCTTCGGTGACCTGCGTGCGCACGGTATCGATCTGCAGGTCATGACCACCTGCCTGAGCATGGCGCGCCCGTTTCGCCTGCCATTTCGCGACGACGATCAGGTGCGTGAGAACAGCCAGTTCCATTTTCGCGCGGAGGAGTTCGTTCGTCTGTTCCCCCGCCGCGTCGTGGCCTGGATGCGCGCACGCCAGCGCCCGGGCAACGATGAGCGCAACGACGGCTACCTGCGCATGCCCTTGCCGGACGACCTGCCGGTGATCGTCGCGGTGCGCATGAGCCTGAGCTTCCCGCTGCTGCTCAGCGCCGTGCCGCTGCACGCGGTGGACTACCGCAAGAGCGAGAAGAAGCTGGAGCGCTGCTGGTTCACCGATGGCGGTATCAGTTCCAACTTCCCCATCCACTTCTTCGACGCCGCCCTGCCCCGGCGCCCGACCTTCGGCCTGGACCTGGGGCCGACCGATGGCGCAGACGAACAGCGCGTGCGCTTTCCGCGCAACAACGGCGACGCACGCCTCGCCTACTGGCGACGTTTTCCGCAAAGTGGCCTGCCGGCGCTGCGCGGCTTTCTGGCTCAGCTCAGTAATGTGGCCAAGGATTGGAACCACGAAACCCTGTCGCTGATGCCTGGCTTTCGCGACCGCATCGGCCTGATTCAGCTGACCCGCGAGGAAGGTGGGCTCAACCTGACCATGCCGACCGAACGCATCGAGCGCCTGACACGTTACGGACGCGAAGCCGGTCAGCAGTTCGTACTCCGCTTCGGTGACCCGGCGCACTGGCAGCCCGGCGCAGCTGCATCGCCGATGAACTGGGAAAATCACCAGATCATCCGCTTGCGCCTGCAACTGGCCAGCGTCGCCGAACAACTGCAGAGCCTGGAACGTGCCTGCCGCGAGCTGCACGGTACCGAGCACGACTACCAACGCTTCTTCACCCCGCAAGCCAGGCGCTACAGCTACCCCTTCAGAGGCCTCAACGACCTCGCGCAGGACCCGGACAGCGGCCTGTACCGCACACAGGCCGGGCTGGCCAAGGCCATGCTCGATCAACTGCGGGCAATCGCCCAGATGGTCGAGCAACACCCCGACAGTCATCCGGCCAAGGATGCGCCCAAGCCCACACCCGAACTGAAATTGCGGCCACGCATTTAA